In Balaenoptera musculus isolate JJ_BM4_2016_0621 chromosome 19, mBalMus1.pri.v3, whole genome shotgun sequence, one genomic interval encodes:
- the ZBTB32 gene encoding zinc finger and BTB domain-containing protein 32, translating into MPMSPTRLPSPYGSDRLVRLAARLRPALCDTLITVGSQEFPAHSLVLAGVSQQLGRRGRWALVKGISPSTFAQLLHFVYGESLELQPGELGRLEEAARALGVQSLEEACMRARRDTAREEVGPGLKEQQEEPEKPTRDSMRGVGGFGEKQRPQKFVRAGGKEQETLHRHRPPRESPEMAEATLEDQGEQMRPEEKLNQSPVGRRGANGKQEVIMWVRESPGGSEESLREFPGPLPPPGSLQTGITPRPWWAEAPWLGEGQPALWSILLLPPRYGTPFSHSTPMTAARQEVWPQDQRIPLSLNLHKGLWNQNQLASCSPTPGSLPQGPTQLSPGEMEESDQRHTGELATCVGHVGTASHASQQHPPPPPPARSRPYSCSVCGKRFSLKHQMETHYRVHTGEKPFSCSLCPQRSRDFSAMTKHLRTHGAAPYRCPLCQAGCPSLASMQTHMRGHSPSQLPPGWTIRSTFLYSSSSSRPSRASTSPCRPPSSTT; encoded by the exons ATGCCCATGTCCCCAACAAGACTGCCTAGTCCCTATGGCTCTGATCGGCTGGTACGCCTAGCAGCCAGGCTCCGGCCAGCACTGTGTGATACCCTGATCACAGTGGGGAGCCAGGAGTTCCCTGCCCACAGCCTGGTGCTGGCAGGTGTGAGCCAGCAACTGGGCCGCAGGGGTCGCTGGGCTCTGGTGAAAGGCATCAGCCCTTCCACCTTTGCCCAACTTCTGCACTTTGTTTATGGGGAGAGCCTAGAGCTGCAACCTGGGGAACTGGGGCGCCTTGAGGAGGCAGCCAGAGCATTAGGGGTGCAGTCCCTGGAAGAGGCATGCATGAGGGCTCGAAGAGATACAGCCAGAGAAGAGGTGGGTCCAGGGCTGAAGGAACAACAGGAGGAGCCAGAGAAACCCACAAGGGATTCTATGAGAGGAGTGGGGGGCtttggagagaagcagagaccaCAGAAGTTTGTTAGAGCTGGTGGGAAAGAACAGGAGACGTTGCACAGGCACAGGCCACCAAGAGAGAGCCCTGAGATGGCAGAGGCAACTCTGGAGGATCAAGGGGAGCAGATGAGACCAGAGGAGAAACTCAACCAATCCCCTGTTGGCCGCAGAGGAGCAAATGGGAAGCAAGAAGTGATCATGTGGGTGAGGGAGAGTCCAGGGGGCTCTGAGGAAAGTCTGCGGGAGTTCCCtggcccccttcccccaccaggTTCCCTCCAAACCGGCATCACCCCTAGGCCCTGGTGGGCTGAGGCCCCTTGGTTGGGGGAGGGCCAGCCTGCCCTGTGGAGCATCCTGCTGTTGCCGCCCAGATATGGCACTCCCTTCTCCCATAGCACCCCCATGACTGCAGCCCGGCAGGAGGTCTGGCCTCAGGACCAGAG GATCCCACTGTCCCTGAACCTCCACAAAGGCCTCTGGAACCAGAACCAGTTGGCCTcctgcagccccaccccag gttccctcccccagggccccacACAGCTCAGCCCTGGGGAGATGGAAGAGTCTGATCAGAGGCACACAG GTGAACTTGCAACCTGTGTGGGTCATGTGGGCACAGCAAGCCACGCATCTCAACaacaccctcccccaccccctcctgctcGGTCTCGGCCCTATTCTTGTTCTGTCTGTGGAAAGAGGTTTTCACTCAAACATCAGATGGAGACGCACTACCGTGTCCACACAG GAGAGAAGCCCTTCTCCTGTAGCCTCTGTCCCCAGCGCTCCCGGGACTTCTCAGCCATGACCAAGCACCTGCGGACGCACGGGGCCGCACCCTACCGCTGCCCTCTGTGCCAGGCCGGCTGCCCCAGCCTGGCCTCCATGCAGACGCACATGCGCGGCCACTCGCCCAGCCAGCTCCCGCCGGGATGGACCATTCGCTCCACCTTCCtctactcctcctcctcctcgagGCCATCTCGGGCCTCGACCTCTCCCTGTAGGCCCCCTTCCTCAACCACCTGA